A genomic segment from Anticarsia gemmatalis isolate Benzon Research Colony breed Stoneville strain chromosome 12, ilAntGemm2 primary, whole genome shotgun sequence encodes:
- the LOC142977356 gene encoding uncharacterized protein LOC142977356 — MELEFDVVTVDTSLAEDYLQKSKLCEVYEAVGSHNTYFDGENFVNNVEDTEYNMSPASRDEDSVKDIDLKLIDLADQLKRNIKLFAQLDYLSRKIPLEDTETQVHIIIQQMHHMSQQCDITLTGVEVVAWRALGAASPLLALGHAARLLLLAGRCGLRAARLAAPVCHLFAALCRRAGLNVTVHFVEELDQPADDEVPAGAVGVVCGLADVESAADALRASSSHVPWKLRRVLVQENVFEQFKRAVARRGPPGVAGRAFYAEGDGEERTGGEAGEAERVPVEAYRSDKEALALLRRLAPHYVSLWAADVARVNLFAHGLAAPVVWVNGYGVFGGPPELSEAIYSGAAPLRPVAVRLDAGAAAELRALRERWLRLDAAERRARLGAALAGAAGEGAGRAARRARAPGAALQAGARGVALGVEAPSAAVFALERGAAWELAAPLLGGAALVAGAPLAAAAAALREAGAPVLSAAAGGGEPALLRRYERTGAAGFDVARTLRVIWTSSETIFAN, encoded by the exons gattatttacaaaaatcaaaattatgtgAAGTATATGAAGCAGTTGGGTCACATAACACTTACTTTGATGGAGAAAACTTTGTGAATAATGTGGAAGATACAGAATATAACATGTCTCCTGCGAGCAGGGATGAAGACTCAGTCAAGGATATTGACTTGAAACTCATTGATTTGGCTGACCAATTGAAACGCAATATCAAATTGTTTGCACAACTAGACTATCTCAGTAGAAAGATTCCCCTTGAAGACACTGAAACTCAAGTGCACATCATAATTCAACAAATGCACCATATGTCACAGCAGTGTGACATCACCTTGACGG GCGTGGAGGTGGTGGCGTGGCGCGCGCTGGGCGCCGCGTCGCCGCTGCTGGCGCTGGGGCACGCGGCGCGCCTGCTGCTGCTGGCGGGCCGCTGCGGGCTGCGCGCCGCGCGCCTCGCCGCGCCCGTGTGCCACCTGTTCGCCGCGCTGTGCCGCCGCGCGGG GTTGAACGTCACAGTACACTTCGTGGAGGAGCTGGATCAGCCGGCGGACG ACGAGGTGCCGGCGGGCGCCGTGGGCGTGGTGTGCGGCCTCGCCGACGTCGAGTCCGCCGCCGACGCGCTGCGAGCCTCCTCGTCCCAC GTGCCGTGGAAACTGCGCAGAGTACTAGTGCAAGAGAACGTTTTCGAGCAATTTAAACGAGCGGTCGCACGGAGAGGGCCCCCGGGCGTCGCGGGCCGCGCCTTCTACGCGGAAGGCGACGGGGAGGAGAGGACGGGGGGCGAGGCGGGCGAGGCGGAGCGCGTGCCCGTCGAGGCCTACCGCAGCGACAAGGAGGCGCTGGCGCTGCTGCGCCGCCTCGCGCCGCACTACGTGTCGCTGTGGGCCGCCGACGTGGCGCGGGTCAACCTGTTCGCGCACGGGCTCGCCGCGCCCGTCGTCTGGGTCAACGGCTACGGCGTCTTCGGCGGCCCGCCCGAGCTGTCCGAGGCGATCTACTCGGGCGCCGCGCCGCTGCGCCCCGTCGCCGTGCGCCTGgacgcgggcgcggcggccgaGCTGCGCGCGCTGCGGGAGCGCTGGCTGCGCCTGGACGCGGCCGAGAGGCGCGCCAGGCtgggcgcggcgctggcgggcgcggcgggggAGGGGGcggggcgcgcggcgcggcgggcgcgggcccCGGGCGCCGCGCTGCAGGCGGGCGCGCGCGGCGTGGCGCTGGGCGTGGAGGCGCCGAGCGCCGCGGTGTTCGCGCTGGAGCGCGGCGCGGCGTGGGAGCTGGCGGCGCCGCTGCTGGGCGGGGCGGCGCTGGTGGCGGGCGCGccgctggcggcggcggcggcggcgctgcgGGAGGCGGGCGCGCCGGTGCtgagcgcggcggcgggcggcggcgagCCGGCGCTGCTGCGGCGCTACGAGCGGACGGGCGCGGCGGGCTTCGACGTCGCTCGCACTCTTCGAGTGATTTGGACGAGTTCGGAAACTATCTTCGCTAACTGA